One segment of Streptomyces sp. YIM 121038 DNA contains the following:
- a CDS encoding cytochrome P450 produces MTATAENTTEPVDLLSPDLIADPFGAYARMREQAPTLTGSIMGGRPMWLVTRYEDVRRVLTDPRFHNNPASVPDAPDTRTTIMRQLNLPTDLVDYLEDKLMQIDGADHRRLRGLVSKAFTARRVARLRPRVEEITTALLDGMADAGRDGTPVDLLTAFCYPLPFTVICELVGIDEADRAPWFEWGHCLSSPTEHRERLPQVMRECVDHMLEAIARRRAEPRDDLISALIQAQEDDGDRLSEREMVTLVFTLVITGHETTTHLLANSVLALLENPDQLALVRADPSRWPQAVNELMRLGPTQWGLPRHPSEDVELGGVTIPAGATVMPLILPANTDPRRYEEPERLDVGRGAGQSHLGFGQGAHYCLGAPLALQEAEVALHALFDRFPGLSLAVRREEIRWTLRPGVTRVDTLPLRLV; encoded by the coding sequence ATGACAGCCACCGCCGAGAACACGACCGAGCCGGTCGACCTGCTCTCGCCGGACCTGATCGCCGACCCGTTCGGCGCGTACGCGCGGATGCGCGAACAGGCGCCGACCCTGACCGGATCGATCATGGGCGGGCGCCCGATGTGGCTGGTCACCCGCTACGAGGACGTACGCCGGGTGCTGACCGACCCGAGGTTCCACAACAACCCGGCCTCGGTGCCGGACGCCCCGGACACCCGTACGACGATCATGCGTCAGCTCAACCTCCCCACCGACCTGGTCGACTACCTCGAAGACAAGCTGATGCAGATCGACGGCGCGGACCACCGCCGGCTGCGCGGCCTGGTCTCCAAGGCGTTCACGGCCCGGCGCGTGGCCCGGCTGCGCCCGCGGGTCGAGGAGATCACCACGGCGCTGCTCGACGGGATGGCCGACGCGGGGCGCGACGGCACCCCCGTCGACCTGTTGACCGCGTTCTGCTATCCGCTGCCGTTCACCGTGATCTGCGAGCTGGTCGGGATCGACGAGGCGGACCGCGCGCCCTGGTTCGAGTGGGGCCACTGCCTGTCCTCGCCCACGGAGCACCGCGAGCGCCTCCCGCAGGTGATGCGCGAGTGCGTCGACCACATGCTGGAGGCCATCGCGCGGCGCCGCGCCGAGCCGCGCGACGACCTGATCTCCGCGCTCATCCAGGCCCAGGAGGACGACGGCGACCGGCTCTCCGAACGGGAGATGGTCACCCTCGTCTTCACCCTGGTCATCACCGGGCACGAGACGACGACGCACCTGCTCGCCAACTCGGTGCTCGCCCTCCTGGAGAACCCGGACCAGCTGGCCCTCGTCCGGGCGGACCCGTCCCGCTGGCCGCAGGCGGTCAACGAACTCATGCGCCTGGGCCCCACCCAGTGGGGACTGCCCCGGCACCCCTCGGAGGACGTCGAGCTGGGCGGCGTGACGATCCCGGCGGGCGCCACGGTCATGCCGCTCATCCTGCCCGCCAACACCGACCCGCGCCGGTACGAGGAGCCCGAGCGCCTGGACGTCGGCCGCGGGGCCGGGCAGAGCCACCTCGGCTTCGGCCAGGGGGCGCACTACTGCCTCGGCGCGCCGCTGGCGCTCCAGGAGGCGGAGGTGGCGCTGCACGCGCTGTTCGACCGGTTCCCCGGTCTGTCCCTCGCGGTGCGGCGCGAGGAGATCCGGTGGACACTGCGGCCCGGCGTCACCCGCGTCGACACGCTGCCGCTGCGCCTGGTCTGA
- a CDS encoding class I SAM-dependent methyltransferase: MTAINAWLAEDYAQVNAPHIKTALAALERAGGALDKGGTFAEIGCGTGEVARAVAERGFDVWASDASPSMVAATRQRCAGLPVRAEVCPAEQLQLPEGQFDLIHSSWVLHWLAEAEEPLRRMARALRPGGHLVLQWSGAQPRGDGAGMFGVVREVSGSAKWKDLLASAPPAMRDYPADDVARVLRDAGLELTDYDPAIVHALGGNGALPSDAELAEMRRRYKLMGFATQADALGERVDEFVDEVLLAAFAAGKAGLHHARIVARRPE; the protein is encoded by the coding sequence ATGACCGCGATCAACGCCTGGCTGGCCGAGGACTACGCGCAGGTGAACGCGCCCCACATCAAGACGGCGCTCGCCGCCCTCGAACGCGCGGGCGGCGCCCTGGACAAGGGCGGCACCTTCGCCGAGATCGGCTGCGGCACCGGGGAGGTCGCGCGGGCCGTCGCGGAGCGGGGCTTCGACGTGTGGGCCAGCGACGCGTCACCGTCCATGGTGGCGGCGACCCGGCAGCGGTGCGCCGGGCTCCCCGTGCGCGCCGAGGTCTGCCCGGCCGAGCAACTTCAGCTTCCCGAGGGGCAGTTCGACCTCATCCACTCCTCCTGGGTGCTGCACTGGCTGGCCGAGGCCGAGGAGCCGCTGCGCCGGATGGCCCGCGCACTGCGCCCGGGCGGTCACCTCGTACTCCAGTGGTCCGGCGCCCAGCCGCGCGGCGACGGCGCGGGGATGTTCGGGGTCGTCCGTGAGGTCTCGGGCAGCGCGAAGTGGAAGGACCTGCTGGCCTCGGCGCCACCCGCGATGCGCGACTACCCGGCCGACGACGTGGCGCGGGTGCTCCGGGACGCCGGTCTCGAACTGACCGACTACGACCCGGCGATCGTGCACGCGCTCGGCGGGAACGGCGCGTTGCCGTCCGACGCGGAGCTGGCCGAGATGCGCCGGCGCTACAAGCTGATGGGCTTCGCCACGCAGGCCGACGCGCTGGGCGAGCGCGTCGACGAGTTCGTGGACGAGGTCCTCCTGGCCGCCTTCGCGGCGGGCAAGGCCGGTCTCCACCACGCCAGGATCGTCGCCCGGCGACCGGAGTGA
- a CDS encoding DUF5988 family protein, with protein sequence MVDKGTPNVFLSGGSRSLITDEDRLHYLPDLGVDKVKVLCGNRYEHFVASSETTRVDDRELRVFVWTQRTYVAE encoded by the coding sequence ATGGTCGACAAAGGCACTCCCAATGTTTTCCTGAGCGGCGGCTCTCGCTCGTTGATCACGGACGAGGACCGACTGCACTATCTGCCGGACCTCGGCGTGGACAAGGTCAAGGTGCTGTGCGGCAACCGCTACGAACACTTCGTGGCCAGCTCCGAGACGACCCGCGTCGACGACCGCGAGCTGCGCGTCTTCGTGTGGACCCAGCGCACGTACGTCGCGGAGTGA
- a CDS encoding ferredoxin: MKIIADADKCVGSGQCVFTEPDLFDQSEDEGTVVVLDAEPAGEVLVRRAREAVDNCPAQALSLTE, translated from the coding sequence ATGAAGATCATCGCGGATGCCGACAAATGCGTCGGCTCCGGCCAGTGCGTGTTCACCGAGCCGGACCTGTTCGACCAGAGCGAGGACGAGGGCACGGTCGTCGTGCTCGACGCCGAGCCCGCGGGCGAGGTCCTGGTGCGCAGGGCCCGCGAGGCCGTCGACAACTGCCCGGCCCAGGCCCTCTCCCTGACCGAGTGA
- a CDS encoding type II 3-dehydroquinate dehydratase translates to MSVVLLLNGPNLGVLGRREPEIYGTDTLADIEAAVAEEVSGRGWEVLSRQHDSEGDLVGAIHRHGPATVGAIVNPGALMIAGWSLRDALASYAPPWVEVHLSNVWARERFRHESVIAPLASGVVVGLGAFGYRLAAQALLHLTAAAPRSPQRLNGEVGGVRP, encoded by the coding sequence TTGAGTGTCGTCCTTCTCCTGAACGGGCCCAATCTGGGCGTGCTGGGCCGACGCGAGCCCGAGATATACGGCACGGATACGCTCGCGGACATCGAGGCGGCGGTCGCCGAAGAAGTCAGCGGCCGGGGCTGGGAAGTCCTCTCCCGCCAGCACGACTCGGAAGGCGATCTCGTCGGGGCGATTCACCGGCACGGCCCGGCTACGGTCGGGGCCATTGTCAATCCGGGTGCCCTCATGATTGCGGGATGGAGTCTGCGTGACGCCCTCGCGAGCTATGCGCCGCCGTGGGTCGAAGTGCATCTCAGCAATGTGTGGGCCCGCGAGCGATTCCGCCACGAATCGGTGATCGCGCCGCTGGCGAGCGGTGTCGTGGTCGGCCTGGGGGCCTTCGGCTACCGCCTGGCCGCCCAAGCCCTGCTGCATCTCACCGCGGCCGCCCCGCGGAGCCCTCAGCGGCTGAACGGCGAGGTGGGCGGGGTCAGGCCCTAG
- a CDS encoding LuxR C-terminal-related transcriptional regulator — protein sequence MRIREPAAGARVLAGVEETTVSTAETGGLVAASLTCAAELAFTQGDIDTAVDLAEKGVREAQQLGLTCLLPEAHAVMALSALRQGDMSVSSDFANQLRDDALLGQTIHRPSQCAWAAAQLLEVQGGATSAAHLVVGIITDDQLVLELLAAQPAAAAWLVRAARKLGDEVLAKRVTAEASELAARNPGIRSVEAAGTHAEGLLAENPEILVTAAETHRDAWAGASAMEDAGKLLADTCQERDRAVEILERAVDGYSKSAAPRDARRVVSRLRSLGVRRGRYPQYATHDSVKIGSLTNSEVAVAELVSQGFTNSQVGERLFISGHTVAFHLKKIFRKMNVASRVELTRTWSRISSADY from the coding sequence GTGAGAATCCGGGAGCCCGCGGCCGGGGCGCGCGTCCTCGCCGGTGTGGAGGAGACGACGGTCAGCACCGCGGAGACCGGCGGGCTCGTCGCGGCCTCCCTGACGTGCGCGGCGGAACTCGCCTTCACCCAGGGCGACATCGACACCGCCGTCGACCTGGCGGAGAAGGGCGTGCGCGAGGCCCAGCAGCTCGGCCTCACCTGTCTGCTGCCCGAGGCGCACGCCGTGATGGCGCTCAGCGCCCTCCGGCAGGGCGACATGAGCGTGAGCTCGGACTTCGCCAACCAGCTGCGGGACGACGCCCTGCTGGGGCAGACGATCCACCGCCCCAGCCAGTGCGCCTGGGCGGCGGCCCAACTCCTGGAGGTGCAGGGCGGTGCGACGAGCGCCGCCCATCTCGTCGTCGGCATCATCACGGACGACCAGCTCGTCCTCGAGCTCCTGGCCGCGCAGCCGGCCGCCGCCGCCTGGCTCGTCCGGGCGGCGCGGAAGCTGGGTGACGAGGTGCTCGCCAAGCGGGTGACCGCCGAGGCGTCCGAACTCGCCGCGCGCAACCCCGGAATCCGTTCCGTGGAGGCGGCGGGAACACATGCCGAGGGGCTCCTCGCGGAGAATCCCGAAATCCTCGTCACCGCGGCCGAAACGCATCGGGACGCATGGGCGGGGGCGTCCGCCATGGAAGACGCCGGAAAGCTCCTCGCGGACACCTGTCAGGAACGGGACCGGGCCGTGGAAATCCTCGAACGGGCGGTGGACGGATATTCCAAGTCCGCGGCCCCGCGCGATGCCCGCCGGGTGGTCAGCAGGCTCCGTTCCCTGGGAGTGCGGCGCGGCCGCTATCCGCAGTACGCCACCCACGACAGTGTGAAGATCGGCTCTCTCACCAATTCGGAAGTGGCCGTGGCCGAGCTGGTGAGCCAGGGATTCACGAACTCCCAGGTCGGTGAGCGCCTCTTCATCTCCGGCCACACCGTGGCATTCCACCTCAAGAAGATCTTCCGCAAGATGAATGTGGCCTCGCGCGTCGAACTCACCCGCACGTGGAGCCGGATCTCGAGCGCCGATTACTGA
- a CDS encoding acetylserotonin O-methyltransferase produces MNAVATFTRLREYMVGPSRFMILLSCFELGLVDALRERPGMTAAQLGEAVGAKPDAVEQLLHLPVKEGFVAFDKASGGYSLDAFAGVSGADLQRVLPVLNMIKVVMLRQMFYLTDSVRTGSIVGLDKLYGFEGNLYEAVAEHKDLRESWATMMDDVTAHMDPWFFRNIHVPPGSRVLDLAGNTGLGAILAHRLKASPGLRVTTFDLPEKKDECLANFRAQGVAEHCSFIGGDVFESVPKGFDVVLIKHFLDMFDKDDVRTILRRVSEALDVGGKVNILVPVYPEDIREPSSVGVDIFPAYFLGCTMGQGGPQKLSTYRKWLEEAGFRVTRTVAQDLTALPGSLIAHGILCATKVA; encoded by the coding sequence ATGAATGCAGTGGCCACGTTCACGCGTCTGCGCGAGTACATGGTGGGGCCCTCGCGGTTCATGATCCTGCTGTCCTGTTTCGAACTCGGCCTCGTCGACGCGCTGCGCGAGCGGCCCGGCATGACCGCGGCCCAGCTCGGCGAGGCCGTCGGCGCCAAGCCGGACGCCGTGGAGCAACTCCTGCACCTGCCGGTCAAGGAGGGCTTCGTCGCCTTCGACAAGGCGTCCGGTGGCTACTCCCTCGACGCGTTCGCGGGCGTGTCCGGGGCCGACCTCCAGCGGGTGCTCCCCGTACTGAACATGATCAAGGTCGTCATGCTCCGGCAGATGTTCTACCTCACCGACAGCGTCAGGACGGGCAGCATCGTCGGCCTGGACAAGCTGTACGGCTTCGAGGGGAACCTCTACGAGGCCGTGGCCGAGCACAAGGACCTGCGCGAGTCCTGGGCGACGATGATGGACGACGTCACCGCCCACATGGACCCCTGGTTCTTCCGTAACATCCACGTCCCGCCGGGCTCGCGGGTGCTCGACCTGGCCGGGAACACCGGGCTCGGGGCGATCCTCGCCCACCGCCTCAAGGCGTCGCCCGGCCTGCGCGTGACCACGTTCGACCTGCCCGAGAAGAAGGACGAGTGCCTGGCGAACTTCCGGGCCCAGGGCGTCGCGGAGCACTGCTCCTTCATCGGCGGCGACGTCTTCGAGAGCGTACCCAAGGGGTTCGACGTCGTCCTGATCAAGCACTTCCTCGACATGTTCGACAAGGACGACGTGCGGACGATCCTCCGCCGCGTCAGCGAGGCGCTGGACGTCGGCGGGAAGGTCAACATCCTCGTGCCCGTCTACCCCGAGGACATCAGGGAGCCCAGCAGCGTCGGCGTCGACATCTTCCCCGCCTACTTCCTCGGCTGCACCATGGGCCAGGGCGGCCCGCAGAAGCTGTCGACGTACCGCAAGTGGCTGGAGGAGGCCGGGTTCCGGGTCACCAGGACGGTCGCCCAGGACCTCACCGCCCTGCCGGGGTCGCTGATCGCCCACGGCATCCTGTGCGCGACGAAGGTCGCCTGA
- the htpG gene encoding molecular chaperone HtpG — translation MSTETLEFQAEARQLLQLMVHSIYSNKDIFLRELISNASDALDKRRLAGLTDEALRADDLHIEIEADSEARTLTVRDNGIGMSREDVVGLIGTIARSGTAETLRRLKANKENSENAESAELIGQFGVGFYSVFMVADKVSLLTRAAGAQGGVRWESDGDGTYTIETVEDAPEGTAVTVHLRPADEEDALYDYADDRKIREIVKRYSDFISFPIRMGDETLNSMKALWARPRSEVKDEEYREFYRHVSHDWADPLDVIQMRAEGTFEYEALLFIPSRAPHDLFQRDARHGVQLYVKRVFIMDDTRELLPDHLRFVKGVVDAADLSLNISREILQQDRHIQLIRRRLAKKVLSTVKDLMKNDAEKYRTFWREFGPAVKEGLLDGSEDHKAILDIASFSSTAGEEPTTLADYIARMKDGQDKIYFMTGESRAQVENSPHLEAFRAKDYEVLLLTDPVDEIWVEGVREYDGKEFQSVTRGAVDLPADEELSEEESGTYAPLLGWLKETLDDVKDVRLTTRLTSSPACLVSDAEGLTPTLEKMYKAMGQEIPPVKRILELNPEHPLVTGLRAAHEQRADAPELTETAELLYGTALLAEGGDLADPARFAKLLADRLARTV, via the coding sequence ATGAGCACCGAGACGCTGGAGTTCCAGGCAGAAGCGCGGCAGCTCCTCCAGTTGATGGTCCACTCGATCTATTCGAACAAGGACATCTTCCTGCGCGAGCTCATCTCCAACGCCTCCGACGCCCTCGACAAACGGCGTCTCGCGGGCCTGACCGACGAGGCGCTGCGGGCCGACGACCTGCACATCGAGATCGAGGCGGACAGCGAGGCCCGCACCCTGACCGTGCGGGACAACGGCATCGGCATGTCCCGCGAGGACGTGGTGGGGCTGATCGGCACCATCGCCAGGTCCGGCACGGCCGAGACCCTGCGCCGTCTCAAGGCGAACAAGGAGAACAGCGAGAACGCGGAGTCGGCCGAGCTGATCGGCCAGTTCGGCGTCGGCTTCTACTCCGTGTTCATGGTCGCGGACAAGGTCAGCCTGCTCACGCGCGCGGCCGGTGCGCAGGGCGGCGTCCGCTGGGAGTCGGACGGCGACGGCACGTACACCATCGAGACCGTCGAGGACGCGCCGGAAGGCACCGCGGTCACCGTCCACCTGCGTCCCGCCGACGAAGAGGACGCGCTGTACGACTACGCGGACGACCGGAAGATCCGGGAGATCGTCAAGCGGTACTCGGACTTCATCTCGTTCCCCATCCGGATGGGCGACGAGACCCTCAACTCGATGAAGGCGCTCTGGGCGCGGCCGCGCTCCGAGGTCAAGGACGAGGAGTACCGGGAGTTCTACCGGCACGTCAGCCACGACTGGGCGGACCCGCTCGACGTCATCCAGATGCGGGCGGAGGGCACCTTCGAGTACGAGGCCCTGCTCTTCATCCCGTCGCGCGCCCCGCACGACCTCTTCCAGCGCGACGCCCGGCACGGCGTCCAGCTGTACGTCAAGCGCGTGTTCATCATGGACGACACCCGCGAGCTGCTGCCCGACCACCTCCGCTTCGTCAAGGGAGTCGTGGACGCGGCCGACCTGTCCCTGAACATCTCCCGCGAGATCCTCCAGCAGGACCGGCACATCCAGCTGATCCGCCGCCGGCTGGCGAAGAAGGTCCTGTCCACCGTCAAGGACCTCATGAAGAACGACGCGGAGAAGTACCGCACGTTCTGGCGGGAGTTCGGCCCCGCCGTCAAGGAGGGCCTGCTCGACGGGTCCGAGGACCACAAGGCGATCCTCGACATCGCGTCCTTCTCCTCCACCGCGGGCGAGGAGCCCACCACCCTGGCCGACTACATCGCCCGGATGAAGGACGGCCAGGACAAGATCTACTTCATGACCGGCGAGAGCCGCGCACAGGTCGAGAACTCCCCGCACCTGGAGGCCTTCCGGGCCAAGGACTACGAGGTCCTGCTGCTCACCGACCCGGTGGACGAGATCTGGGTCGAGGGAGTGCGGGAGTACGACGGCAAGGAGTTCCAGTCCGTCACGCGGGGCGCGGTCGACCTGCCCGCCGACGAGGAGCTGTCGGAGGAGGAGTCCGGGACCTACGCGCCGCTGCTCGGCTGGCTCAAGGAGACCCTCGACGACGTGAAGGACGTCCGGCTGACCACCCGCCTCACCAGCTCGCCCGCGTGCCTGGTCAGTGACGCCGAGGGGCTCACGCCGACGCTGGAGAAGATGTACAAGGCGATGGGCCAGGAGATCCCGCCGGTCAAGCGCATCCTGGAGCTGAACCCCGAGCACCCGCTGGTCACCGGGCTCAGGGCCGCGCACGAGCAGCGTGCCGACGCCCCCGAGCTGACCGAGACGGCCGAGCTCCTCTACGGCACCGCCCTGCTCGCCGAAGGGGGCGACCTGGCGGACCCGGCGCGCTTCGCCAAGCTGCTCGCGGACCGCCTCGCCAGGACGGTGTGA
- a CDS encoding response regulator transcription factor, whose protein sequence is MGKPSTRVLLVSNDARLSTALHHPPLPAKYFVISVPTGAQALENFGDFDLLLLDSSTPGMDSHEVCKRIRNQASVPIIIVGACANEIDRVLALNAGADYCVVKSDSLHELQASMDAVMRRSSSCPVGQNAPGPSAPAGEMLVAGPLRLNPRNRDVTLDGRPVRLTPKEFDLLAMLMEDPDTLHTRKAIIARVWNEHWFGSTRTLDVHIGALRQKLGSYEWIETKRGIGFRLGSVPSAGARDSP, encoded by the coding sequence TTGGGAAAGCCATCCACACGCGTTCTGCTGGTCAGCAATGATGCGCGTCTGAGCACTGCCCTGCACCACCCACCGCTCCCCGCGAAGTACTTCGTCATCTCGGTGCCGACCGGCGCGCAGGCCCTGGAGAACTTCGGCGATTTCGATCTGCTGCTGCTCGACTCCTCCACCCCCGGCATGGACAGCCACGAGGTGTGCAAAAGAATCCGCAACCAGGCGTCCGTACCCATCATCATTGTCGGTGCCTGTGCCAACGAGATCGACCGCGTGCTCGCCCTGAACGCCGGAGCGGATTACTGCGTGGTGAAATCCGACTCGCTCCACGAGTTGCAGGCGAGCATGGACGCCGTCATGCGGCGCTCCTCTTCCTGTCCGGTCGGCCAGAATGCTCCGGGGCCGTCCGCCCCGGCGGGTGAGATGCTGGTCGCGGGGCCGCTGCGGCTGAATCCGCGCAATCGGGACGTGACCTTGGACGGACGGCCGGTCAGGCTGACCCCCAAGGAGTTCGACCTGCTCGCCATGCTGATGGAGGACCCCGATACCCTGCACACCCGCAAGGCCATCATCGCGCGGGTGTGGAACGAGCATTGGTTCGGCTCGACGCGGACACTGGACGTCCATATCGGGGCGCTGCGCCAGAAGCTCGGATCCTACGAATGGATCGAGACCAAACGCGGCATCGGATTCCGGCTCGGCTCCGTGCCGTCGGCCGGGGCGCGCGACTCGCCGTAA
- a CDS encoding wax ester/triacylglycerol synthase family O-acyltransferase, whose product MTSESSDLLAPLDLAFWSIESAEHPMHLGALGVFAADSPSAAEHAAELLAARAAAVPGLRLRIRQVLLPLGGAARHPAPGFDPLDHVRLAAPVRDFHAAAGALLQRPLDRDRPPWEAHVLPGADGRAFAVLFKFHHALADGLRALTLAAAVMDPAARAEPPAARAQPPAAPAGPPAEPPAAPAERPAPRPPWWRALDPRALPCLAAAAPGLAAAVPGRAAGTLRAGAGSLRSAAGDVGRALGIGASVARATWGTRSCAALTSRPTGTRRTEGVLLDLDDVHRVRKTAGGTVNDVLIAVVAGALRRWLDERGDGSAGVAPRALVPVSRRRPRTAHPQGNRLSGYLVRLPVDDPAPLARLAAVRAAMDRNKDAGPLRGAGAVALLADHVPPLGHRVGGPAVAHAARLLFDVLVTSVPLPSLGLALGGCPLTEVYPFAPLARGQALAVAVSTYRGHVHYGLVADAAAVPDLERLAACVRAELAGLVAACDDRTSLIPGPRAT is encoded by the coding sequence ATGACCTCTGAGAGTTCAGACCTGCTCGCACCCCTCGATCTCGCCTTCTGGAGCATCGAGTCCGCCGAACACCCCATGCACCTGGGGGCCCTGGGCGTCTTCGCTGCCGACTCGCCGTCGGCCGCCGAGCACGCCGCCGAGCTGCTCGCCGCGCGCGCCGCCGCCGTACCGGGCCTGCGCCTGCGCATCCGGCAGGTGCTGCTGCCCCTCGGCGGCGCCGCGCGGCACCCCGCGCCCGGCTTCGACCCGCTGGACCACGTGCGGCTCGCCGCGCCCGTACGGGACTTCCACGCGGCGGCGGGCGCGCTGCTCCAGCGGCCCCTCGACCGGGACCGGCCGCCGTGGGAGGCGCATGTGCTGCCCGGCGCGGACGGCCGGGCCTTCGCCGTGCTCTTCAAGTTCCACCACGCGCTCGCGGACGGACTGCGGGCCCTCACGCTCGCGGCCGCGGTCATGGACCCGGCCGCGCGCGCCGAGCCCCCGGCCGCCCGTGCCCAGCCCCCGGCCGCGCCTGCCGGGCCCCCCGCCGAGCCCCCGGCCGCCCCCGCCGAGCGCCCCGCGCCGCGGCCGCCGTGGTGGCGCGCCCTCGATCCGCGCGCACTGCCCTGCCTGGCCGCCGCGGCGCCGGGCCTCGCGGCCGCCGTACCGGGCCGGGCCGCCGGGACCCTACGGGCCGGCGCCGGGTCCTTGCGCTCCGCCGCCGGTGACGTCGGCCGAGCCCTCGGCATCGGCGCGTCGGTCGCCCGCGCGACCTGGGGGACGCGCTCCTGCGCCGCCCTCACCTCCCGGCCCACCGGCACGCGCCGCACCGAGGGCGTCCTGCTCGACCTCGACGACGTACACCGCGTACGCAAGACCGCGGGCGGCACCGTCAACGACGTCCTGATCGCCGTCGTCGCCGGGGCCCTGCGGCGCTGGCTCGACGAGCGCGGCGACGGCAGCGCGGGCGTCGCGCCGCGCGCCCTCGTCCCCGTGTCGCGCCGGCGCCCGCGCACCGCCCATCCCCAGGGCAACCGCCTCTCCGGCTATCTGGTCCGGCTGCCCGTGGACGACCCCGCCCCGCTGGCGCGCCTGGCCGCCGTGCGCGCCGCCATGGACCGCAACAAGGACGCGGGGCCCCTGCGCGGGGCCGGTGCCGTCGCGCTGCTCGCCGACCACGTGCCCCCGCTCGGGCACCGCGTCGGCGGCCCGGCCGTCGCCCACGCCGCCCGGCTGCTCTTCGACGTCCTGGTCACCAGCGTGCCCCTGCCGAGCCTCGGCCTCGCCCTGGGCGGCTGCCCGCTCACCGAGGTCTACCCCTTCGCCCCGCTCGCGCGCGGCCAGGCCCTGGCCGTCGCGGTCTCCACCTACCGGGGTCACGTGCACTACGGCCTCGTCGCCGACGCGGCGGCCGTGCCGGACCTGGAGCGGCTCGCGGCCTGCGTCCGCGCGGAGCTCGCCGGGCTCGTGGCCGCCTGCGACGACCGAACGAGTTTGATACCGGGCCCCCGCGCTACGTAA